A genomic window from Salvia miltiorrhiza cultivar Shanhuang (shh) chromosome 5, IMPLAD_Smil_shh, whole genome shotgun sequence includes:
- the LOC130986416 gene encoding LEAF RUST 10 DISEASE-RESISTANCE LOCUS RECEPTOR-LIKE PROTEIN KINASE-like 1.1 isoform X5 has product MDHVIALLLFFLPFHLLLFKAAHSKCQESFPCGNYSLSFPFTKADNSGCGLITVDGCDSHPPYPVIHLGGGNLGYYILESNTPNKILISDFQLEAQLKNRSCFTFMNQSMLRSPSISISFSPNLTLFPCFAQPDTNKSQLDEHFENYNKIDCISTVYYRIPTADDSASEKIEFPRECSLVQLPLNSSGDSDDLFNMITANFSLEWTVSEECLSCFHGGGQCLTANNNQFYCKKGNRLTVILLASLIPGVAILVLLGGCIFWLRKKKLGGAYLLSRNLSYDPSSKSDIEDGSFNFGVPIFSYTELVDATGNFDPSKELGDGGFGTVYYGKLRDGREVAIKRLYEHNYRRVEQFLNEIKILTSLRHPNLVSLYGCTSRRSRELLLVYEYIPNGTVADHLHGERASEAPLTWGVRMSIARETATALAYLHKSDIIHRDVKTNNILLDSNFSVKVADFGLSRLFPIDVTHISTAPQGTPGYVDPEYHQCYQLTDKSDVYSFGVVLIELISSMPAVDISRHKHEINLASLAVNKIQRCAFDELIDPFTGYNSDAEATRMTTSVAELAFRCLQLDKDMRPSMEEVVAFLHDIHTGGDCDFDQVKGGARDLQGKIPPSPETDEVVLLKSRIYQSSPTAVTDTWISSDSTTASSVG; this is encoded by the exons GGATTGATCACCGTTGATGGTTGTGATTCCCATCCTCCATATCCAGTAATTCATTTAGGTGGTGGAAATCTTGGTTATTATATTTTGGAGAGTAACACACCAAACAAAATCTTGATTTCTGATTTTCAGCTTGAAGCTCAACTGAAGAACCGAAGCTGCTTTACTTTCATGAATCAATCTATGCTTCGATCTCCTTCTATTTCAATCTCATTCTCTCCTAATCTCACCTTGTTCCCCTGCTTCGCCCAACCTGATACTAACAAATCTCAATTAGATGAACATTTCGAAAACTATAACAAGATAGATTGTATCTCCACCGTGTACTATAGAATCCCAACAGCTGATGATTCTGCTTCCGAGAAAATTGAATTTCCTCGAGAGTGTTCACTGGTGCAGCTACCTCTGAATTCTAGTGGAGACTCGGATGATTTGTTCAATATGATAACTGCTAACTTTAGTCTAGAATGGACTGTTTCTGAAGAATGCCTTAGTTGTTTCCATGGAGGAGGCCAGTGCCTTACTGCCAACAATAACCAATTCTACTGCAAAAAAG GAAATAGGTTGACGGTGATATTATTAGCTTCAT TGATACCTGGAGTTGCAATCCTTGTCTTGCTTGGCGGCTGCATATTTTGGTTACGAAAGAAAAAGTTGGGTGGCGCCTACCTTCTCTCAAGAAACCTTTCCTACGATCCCTCCTCAAAATCGGATATCGAAGATGGAAGCTTCAACTTCGGCGTTCCTATCTTCTCCTACACAGAGCTGGTGGACGCCACCGGCAACTTCGACCCATCTAAAGAACTGGGAGATGGAGGCTTCGGCACCGTCTACTACG GCAAGCTCCGCGACGGCAGGGAAGTCGCGATCAAGCGCCTCTACGAGCACAACTACCGACGAGTGGAGCAGTTCCTGAACGAGATCAAGATCCTCACCAGTTTGAGGCACCCCAACCTGGTGTCCCTCTACGGCTGCACCTCGAGGCGGAGCCGCGAGCTCCTCCTCGTGTACGAGTACATCCCCAACGGCACTGTGGCGGACCACCTCCACGGCGAGAGGGCCAGCGAGGCGCCCCTGACGTGGGGCGTGAGGATGAGCATTGCTAGAGAGACGGCCACGGCGCTGGCCTATCTACACAAGTCCGACATAATCCACCGCGATGTGAAGACCAACAACATTCTGCTAGACAGCAACTTCTCCGTCAAAGTAGCGGATTTCGGGCTGTCGAGGCTGTTCCCGATCGACGTGACCCACATCTCGACGGCGCCGCAGGGCACCCCGGGGTACGTGGACCCGGAGTACCACCAGTGCTACCAGCTGACGGACAAGAGCGATGTGTACAGCTTCGGAGTGGTGCTGATCGAGCTCATCTCGTCCATGCCGGCCGTCGACATAAGCAGGCATAAGCACGAGATCAACCTGGCCAGCCTCGCCGTCAACAAGATTCAGAGGTGCGCCTTTGACGAGCTGATTGATCCTTTCACGGGGTACAACTCCGACGCGGAGGCCACCAGGATGACCACGTCGGTGGCGGAGCTGGCATTCCGGTGCCTGCAGCTCGACAAGGATATGAGGCCATCCATGGAGGAGGTGGTGGCGTTTCTGCACGATATTCACACTGGGGGGGATTGCGACTTCGATCAGGTCAAAGGGGGTGCTCGTGATTTGCAAGGGAAGATACCGCCGTCGCCGGAGACGGATGAGGTCGTGTTGCTCAAGAGTAGGATTTATCAGTCGTCGCCTACTGCTGTTACGGATACGTGGATTAGTAGTGACTCTACTACAGCCAGTTCTGTTGGCTGA